DNA sequence from the Prolixibacter sp. SD074 genome:
GTTGATGGCTTCCTGCTGCCGTTTTTTGAAGTCGTCGGTTTGTTCGACGGCATAGCCGCCGGCCGCAGCGTCTTCGCGGGCGCCTTCCACTTCAACGAATTTTGCACCCAGGCTCATTACTTCTTCTTTAACGGCCGAGCGCACATCGAAAACCTGCACCTGCGCTCCCAGTTTTCGTGCGATAGCGATAGTCTGAAGTCCTGCTACTCCAGCACCCAGGATCAGCACATTGGCAGGGCGGATGGTTCCGGCAGCTGTCATAAACATCGGGAAAAAAGAGGGAAGGAGAGAAGCCGCTTCCAGAACCGCCTTGTACCCCGAAACTGTCGCCATCGATGAGAGTACATCCATGGCCTGGGCGCGTGTAATACGGGGAATGGAATCGAGGCTGAAACTGGTTATCCCGTTTGAAATAAAAGTCTTCACCAAATCGGTATTCCACAGTGGATTGTACTGGCTAATCCAAATTTGCTCCTTTCGCAGACTTTCAATTAGCGCTGTCCCGGGAGGTTGAATTTGTATCACCACGGCTGATTTTTCCAAAACTTCCTTTCGTGATACAATCTGAGCCCCGGCTTTTTTATAATTCTCATCACTTTGATAAGCTGTTTCACCGGCCCCTTTTTCGACGAGAATTTCGACTTTCTTACCGATTAAACCGGAGACAACTTCAGGTAACATGGCGACCCGTTTTTCAGAACCGGCCTCCTTGAGTAGTCCAATTATCATAAGTTGCTTATTTAATGGATAGTTTCTACATGAACGTATTAGTTTTTATTCTGTTTACCAATATATTGTACAACAGGAAATCTTAAACATTGAAAAACGATATCAATAATGGGATGAACGAGAGGAACCGGAAGTCGTGTTAAAATGACGATAATTACTTTTTCGTATAACAGGAAAGAAAGTTCCACTTAGACTGTTTTTATTAGAATATGAATGGGAAAAGTCGTTACGGGGAAGGAGTATTTTTTGAAGAAGAAAAAACTCAACTGAAAAAAAATAGTACATTTGCGTGAATATTTTAAAAGGCGGCAGTAGCTCAGTTGGTAGAGCATCAGCTTCCCAAGCTGAGGGTCGCGAGTTCGAATCTCGTTTGCCGCTCAAAAAAAGCCACTTACATATGTTGTCGTTGTAAGTGGCTTTCTATTTTAAAAATAGAAAAAAGCTGAAAGTTGATTTTACGATAACAACAATTATTCTTCGCGACAGCCAAACGTCTGTTCCAATTGAAGAAATGCGGCATCCGTAGCCTTTTTGTCATCCAGTCCGCTTTGTACAAAAAAGCTGATGGTTTTTCCTTCACAATTCAGGCAAATAATTTCGCCTTCCATTTTGCTGCCGTTTACCAGTGTCGCATATTTGGAACGGTAAGCTTTTCGTCCGGCAAAAGTGACAGGCTCAATGGCAGTAAATTCAATGCCTGGCTGCTGATAAATTTGTGCAGCCCGCATATTTTTCTTGTGCGAATCGATGACCACATCCGGTTCGATATGTATGTTCAGCCAGGTAACCGTTATTACACCGGTAGCATCGTCCGTGTTGTGCTCAACCGAAAAATAATGTCCATCGTCATCGACAGGCTCGTCCGATATAATTGTCCAGTCGGCTGGAAGGCTGAAAGATACACCATCTTTTAAGAACTGGATATCATCGTCTGCAGGCGCTGCGGCAAAAGTAGTTGAAAGAAATAAAGCAAAAACGGAAAATATGGAAACCAGATATCTCATGTGCCATTTATATTTTGATGATACAAATATGATGAACCTTGCCGGGAAAATATGACAGTATTAAGAAAATTTAAGATAATTTGAGCGCTGCCAATCGGTCCCGTTTTATAATTTGGCAGGGCATTTGTAAACCAGACACTGTTATGACAAACGAAGGTAACTAAAAACAAAAAGATATGATTTGGATTATTTTTATCGGATTTGCACTTTTGAGCTGGTTGGTCAGTTACCAGTTGAAAAGCCGGTTTAAAGCGTACGGAAAAATTCCTACCGCTAACGGAATGTCCGGGCGTGATGTAGCAGAACAGATGTTACGGGATCACGGTATTCAGGGAGTGAAAATTGGTACGGTGTCAGGTCAATTGAGCGACCATTACAATCCGGCCAACAAAACCGTAAACCTGAGCCACGATGTATATTACGGGCACAGTATCGCAGCAGCAGCAGTTGCCGCTCATGAATGCGGGCACGCCGTTCAGCATGCAGACGCTTATGAATGGTTAGGGCTGCGTTCAAAACTGGTCCCGATTGTGAGTGCCACCTCGAAGTACACCATGTGGATTTTGCTGGCCGGCATTTTTACGGTTCAGCGTTTTCCGGCCATTCTGTTGTTTGGTATTATCCTGTTTGGATTGACCACGCTGTTTAGTTTTATTACCCTTCCGGTAGAAATTAATGCCAGCAGTCGTGCACTGGCCTGGTTGAAGACGACCGGCATTACGACTACCCAAACACAGGGAAAAGCACAAGATGCATTGAAATGGGCTGCGTACACTTATGTGGTAGCTGCACTAGCTTCATTGGCCACCCTGTTTTATTACATCCTGATATTCATAGGGGCGCGAAGATAAAGTCATTTGCATGTAACACGTTTATGTCCTTTCATAGATTAATAAGTTAAATAATCATTTTATGGACAAAACAACTGGCAAGCGCCAGGCACCCGAAGTGGTGACGTTTAAAAAGTGGGGCAGGAAAGGGTACTCGGTCTTTTGTAGCCTGCACAAAGTAGTGCGTATAGGCTCGCTGGGGGTGATGTATTTTTTGCATGCCATACCTTCGAACGCCGCAACCAATCTGTTGGATGCCCGCCGCGATACCCTCGATCTGACAAAAGACGTTCATCAGGTGGATGAGGTAGTGGTGCGTGCGCAACGTGCCCCTGTAACCTTCTCACAGGTGGCTCGTGCCGTTACCGTTATCGGGAAGGACGAGATTGAGGCTGCCCCGGTCCAGAGTATCCAGGATCTTTTAGAGTATGCATTAAATGTTGATGTACGACAACGTGGTAATTTTGGCGTTCAGGCCGATGTCAGCATCCGCGGTGGTTCTTTCGACCAGGTTCTCATCCTGCTTAACGGCATCAACATCACCGACCCGCAAACGGGTCACCACAATTTAAATCTCCCCATCAGCCTCGATGCTGTCGAACGCATCGAAATCCTCGAAGGGCCCGCATCCCGGGTTTACAGAGCCAACGCCTTTAGCGGAGCCATCAACATCATCACCGGGACCAGTGATCATTCGAATTTGAAAGTGCGCGCTGCAGGCGGACAGCACGGCTATTATAATGGTGGTTTGTCGGGTACCTGGGTTACGAAACACATGAAAAACTTCATGGCAGCTGATTACCGAAAATCCGATGGTTATATCAACAACACGGATTTCAATATCGGTGAGGGATTCTACCAGGGGAAAATCATGACCAATGCAGGTAACCTGGAAATCCAGACCGGTTACACCAACCGTGGATTTGGTGCCAATAGCTTCTATACGCCTGCTTATCCCAATCAGTACGAGCGCATTAAAACTATTTTCGCGTCAGCGAAAATGAAAACCGGCAAGGTAGTGCATTTTACACCTTCGGTTTATTGGCGGCGAAATCAAGACCGTTTTGAGCTTTTTCGCGGTATGGTTGATGCGCCTTCGTGGTACACACAACACAATTATCACCTGACCGATGTGTACGGAACCAGCCTGAATGCCTGGTTTACTTCCCCGTTAGGGAAAACAGCATTTGGTTCCAACTTCCGGAGTGAGAACATCTGGAGTACCGTGTTGGGAAAAGAGATGGACAAGCCAATTAATGTTCCGGGAGAAGATGGAATCCGGTTTACGAAATCCGATTCCCGGACCAACTTCAGTATGTTCCTGGAGCATTCGGCCTACCTAAAAAGCTGGACGTTTTCGGGCGGACTGGTGACTAACTGGAATTCGCAGCTGGGAATGAAATGGAATTTGTACCCCGGAGCCAATATGAGTTGGAACTTCAGCAAGATAGCCCGTTGGTATGCATCCGTGAACAAGTCACTGCGAATGCCAACCTTTACCGATTTATATTACAGCAGTCCGACAAACGTCGGAAATCCCGATTTAAAACCGGAAGAAGCTACAGTGTTGGAATCAGGAATAAAATTGGAACAGAAAGGTTTAACAGGCCATGTTTCGTTGTTTCACCGGTGGGGGAAAAACATGATTGATTGGGTCCGTCAACCCGACGAGACAGTTTGGCATGCTGAAAACCTGACCAAAATAAACACCGATGGGGTAGAGTTCGCGGCACGAATCAATCCCAAAGAGTTATTCGGAAAGAAGACTTTTATTCATTCCATCGATGTTTCGTATGCATGGATGAACCAGAATAAGCAGAGCGGAATTTATGCTTCCAGGTATGTACTGGATTACATGAAAAACAAGCTCGACATCGGTATTTCACATGCCATCTGGAATCACGTTGGTGCCAACTGGCAATTCTCTTACCAGGATAGAAACGGCGCCTACACCCGTTGGACAGGGACCAGCTATGGTGAAGAAGTTAGCTACAAGCCATTTTGGCTGGCCGATGCCCGTTTATATTGGAAGAGAAAAGGAACCAACATATACATGGGAATCTCCAATTTGTTGGATAAAACCTATTACGATTTTGGGAATCTCGCACAACCGGGGCGCTGGATTCGGTTTGGGATAATACGGCAAATCGATTTCTGATAATAAATTAATGGATTCGGGCCGGGATGTTGCAAAAATGCATCCCGGATTGAATCCACGTTACTCTTGTCAAGGTTTTGCGCCAATTTATTTACTATATTCGTGCACCAAAAAAATAAGAAACGAAGCATATGTTAAAAGGAATTTTGGCGATTTCCGGACAGCCCGGACTTTTTAAAGTAGTATCCGAAGGAAAAAATAACATCATTGTCGAATCGTTGCTGAACGGAAAAAAGATGCCGGCATTTGCCAGCTCTAAAATCAGTTCATTGGAAGATATTGCCATTTACACTTTACAGGAAGACGTTCCGTTGAAAGACGTTTTCAAAAATATCATCAAAAAAGAAAATGGCGGTAAAGCGATTAGTCACAAGGCATCGACCCAGGAACTTACCAATTATTTTGCCGAAGTATTGCCCGATTATGACCGTGACCAGGTATACATTTCCGATATCCGGAAGGTTATTCAGTGGTACAACCTGCTTCAGGAGAAGGAATTGCTGAATGACGATGAAGAGGTAGAAGATGAAGAAGCAGCAAAATCTGAAGCATCGGAAGACGACAGCAAAAAATAATTTATTATAGATATGGGGTGAGGGCATTCAACATTGAATGCCCTCTTTTTTTTTAGGAATTTTTTGGGTACGTGAAACAGATCCTCAAAATCGGGTGGATTGAAAAAATCGAATAGTTGTCCTTTTTAAGGAGCTTAATCCATTCGCTTGCATTTTGAGCTAAATCTACCCGACATCCGTTTCTTTCAGTAATCTCCTTAACAGGAAGAAATTGCTGCGGTCGTCATCAATCTGAATAATTTTATCAATATCCAATAACTAAAAAGTTAGTTTACATTGAAGTTTATGAGAGCGTTTGCTTAATGTAGCTCGTTACATTGTCTTGAATACGAGCGGCAACGTCGTTGGCTTCGGCTTTTTGAAACGTATCACCGGTAATTTTCTCGAACAGCTCAATGTATCGGTTGGAAACCTGGTTGACAAACTCTTCGTTCATCTCCGGAACTTTCTGGCCATCCTGTCCCTGGAAACCATTTTCGATTAACCACTGACGCACAAATTCTTTCGACAGTTGCTTTTGCTTTTCGCCATTGGCCAATCTTTCTTCGTAGCCATCAGCATAAAAATAGCGTGATGAATCCGGTGTATGAATCTCGTCAATCAGGTAAATCTGACCATTTTTCTTACCGAATTCATACTTGGTATCTACCAAAATCAGCCCCTTTTCGGCCGCCATTTCGGTTCCCAGCTGAAATAATTCGTGCGTATATTTCTCAAGTAACACGTAGTCTTCCTCGCTTACCAGTCCCTTAACCAAAATTTCCTCACGGGAAATATCCTCATCATGGCCTTCGTCGGCTTTGGTTGTAGGAGTGAGGAGTGGTTGAGCAAATTTCTGATTTTCTTTCATTCCCTCCGGGAGAGGAACGCCGCACAACGAGCGCTTTCCATCACGGTACTCGCGCCAGGCGTGCCCCGTCAGGTAACCACGAATGACCATCTCTACTTTGAAAGGCTCACACATATGTCCAACAGTGACCATTGGGTCAGGAGTCGCGATTTTCCAGTTCGGAACAATGTCCGAAGTTGCATCCAAAAATTTAGATGCGATCTGGTTCAGAACCTGTCCTTTGTAAGGAATGCCTTCCGGGAGCACCACATCGAAGGCAGAAATCCGGTCGGAAACAATCATTACAAGGTAATCGTCG
Encoded proteins:
- a CDS encoding TonB-dependent siderophore receptor: MDKTTGKRQAPEVVTFKKWGRKGYSVFCSLHKVVRIGSLGVMYFLHAIPSNAATNLLDARRDTLDLTKDVHQVDEVVVRAQRAPVTFSQVARAVTVIGKDEIEAAPVQSIQDLLEYALNVDVRQRGNFGVQADVSIRGGSFDQVLILLNGINITDPQTGHHNLNLPISLDAVERIEILEGPASRVYRANAFSGAINIITGTSDHSNLKVRAAGGQHGYYNGGLSGTWVTKHMKNFMAADYRKSDGYINNTDFNIGEGFYQGKIMTNAGNLEIQTGYTNRGFGANSFYTPAYPNQYERIKTIFASAKMKTGKVVHFTPSVYWRRNQDRFELFRGMVDAPSWYTQHNYHLTDVYGTSLNAWFTSPLGKTAFGSNFRSENIWSTVLGKEMDKPINVPGEDGIRFTKSDSRTNFSMFLEHSAYLKSWTFSGGLVTNWNSQLGMKWNLYPGANMSWNFSKIARWYASVNKSLRMPTFTDLYYSSPTNVGNPDLKPEEATVLESGIKLEQKGLTGHVSLFHRWGKNMIDWVRQPDETVWHAENLTKINTDGVEFAARINPKELFGKKTFIHSIDVSYAWMNQNKQSGIYASRYVLDYMKNKLDIGISHAIWNHVGANWQFSYQDRNGAYTRWTGTSYGEEVSYKPFWLADARLYWKRKGTNIYMGISNLLDKTYYDFGNLAQPGRWIRFGIIRQIDF
- a CDS encoding Re/Si-specific NAD(P)(+) transhydrogenase subunit alpha — translated: MIIGLLKEAGSEKRVAMLPEVVSGLIGKKVEILVEKGAGETAYQSDENYKKAGAQIVSRKEVLEKSAVVIQIQPPGTALIESLRKEQIWISQYNPLWNTDLVKTFISNGITSFSLDSIPRITRAQAMDVLSSMATVSGYKAVLEAASLLPSFFPMFMTAAGTIRPANVLILGAGVAGLQTIAIARKLGAQVQVFDVRSAVKEEVMSLGAKFVEVEGAREDAAAGGYAVEQTDDFKKRQQEAINEKAIKADVVIGTAQIPGKKAPVLVPKEVVEKMKPGAVIIDLAASTGGNCEFAKDNETVEHHGIRIVGQSNYPSQMPVDASKMFGKNLSNFLSLMIDEEGQLQLDFEDEIIKGTCITRDGEIINERVKSKLDSKNE
- a CDS encoding zinc metallopeptidase, giving the protein MIWIIFIGFALLSWLVSYQLKSRFKAYGKIPTANGMSGRDVAEQMLRDHGIQGVKIGTVSGQLSDHYNPANKTVNLSHDVYYGHSIAAAAVAAHECGHAVQHADAYEWLGLRSKLVPIVSATSKYTMWILLAGIFTVQRFPAILLFGIILFGLTTLFSFITLPVEINASSRALAWLKTTGITTTQTQGKAQDALKWAAYTYVVAALASLATLFYYILIFIGARR
- a CDS encoding DUF5606 domain-containing protein; the encoded protein is MLKGILAISGQPGLFKVVSEGKNNIIVESLLNGKKMPAFASSKISSLEDIAIYTLQEDVPLKDVFKNIIKKENGGKAISHKASTQELTNYFAEVLPDYDRDQVYISDIRKVIQWYNLLQEKELLNDDEEVEDEEAAKSEASEDDSKK
- a CDS encoding phosphoribosylaminoimidazolesuccinocarboxamide synthase, yielding MSSKAITRTDFNFPGQKSVYKGKVRDVYNINDDYLVMIVSDRISAFDVVLPEGIPYKGQVLNQIASKFLDATSDIVPNWKIATPDPMVTVGHMCEPFKVEMVIRGYLTGHAWREYRDGKRSLCGVPLPEGMKENQKFAQPLLTPTTKADEGHDEDISREEILVKGLVSEEDYVLLEKYTHELFQLGTEMAAEKGLILVDTKYEFGKKNGQIYLIDEIHTPDSSRYFYADGYEERLANGEKQKQLSKEFVRQWLIENGFQGQDGQKVPEMNEEFVNQVSNRYIELFEKITGDTFQKAEANDVAARIQDNVTSYIKQTLS